One window of Posidoniimonas polymericola genomic DNA carries:
- a CDS encoding acyl-CoA synthetase: MEVPLSPLLPIIARASTHAGRTAVSCAAQNTTYQQLLDQSEGLALRLLDGRDDLGEARVAFLVPPGAGYVASLWAIWRAGGVAAPLSLSATKHELEYTLTDAGVEAVVVADDLAERVAPLCERLGLRRLSPAAAESAIVGPAATLPTVATDRRAMILYTSGTTSRPKGVITTHACIQAQVESLIQAWRWSADDRIPLFLPLHHIHGIINILSCALWAGAQVEAFAWFIREAVLQRVAGGAYTLFMAVPTIYVKLIDWLENAPADQRDAVLGGFAGMRLMVSGSAALPSSVHAQWAELTGQPLLERYGMTEIGMALSNPYDGERRPGAVGRPLPGVEVRLQDESNVVVAQEGSPGEIHVRGPNVFREYWNRPEATAAAFVDGWFRTGDIAVVEDGYYRIMGRSSVDIIKSGGYKLSALEIEACLLNHPAIAECAVVGVPDDKWGERVAAAVVLVDGAELSLDSLREWSEQRISSYKVPRLLRGVDSLPRNAMGKVKKPAVVKLFG, encoded by the coding sequence TTGGAGGTTCCCCTGAGTCCGCTGCTGCCTATTATCGCTCGTGCGTCGACACACGCGGGGCGAACCGCCGTTTCTTGTGCCGCCCAGAACACGACCTACCAGCAACTGCTCGACCAATCCGAGGGGCTGGCGTTGCGGCTGCTCGACGGCCGTGACGACCTCGGGGAGGCGCGGGTTGCGTTCCTGGTTCCTCCCGGCGCCGGCTATGTTGCCTCACTGTGGGCGATCTGGCGGGCCGGCGGCGTCGCGGCGCCGTTGAGTCTGTCCGCCACCAAGCACGAGCTCGAGTACACACTGACCGACGCGGGCGTCGAGGCGGTCGTGGTTGCGGACGACCTCGCCGAACGCGTGGCGCCGCTGTGCGAGCGGTTGGGGTTGCGGCGCCTGTCGCCCGCCGCCGCCGAGTCCGCAATCGTCGGGCCGGCCGCGACGCTCCCAACGGTGGCGACCGACCGCCGGGCGATGATCCTCTACACCAGCGGCACCACCAGCAGGCCAAAGGGGGTGATCACCACGCACGCGTGCATCCAGGCCCAGGTCGAGTCGCTCATCCAGGCCTGGAGGTGGAGCGCCGACGACCGCATCCCGCTGTTCCTCCCGCTGCACCACATCCACGGCATCATCAATATCCTGTCGTGCGCCCTGTGGGCGGGCGCCCAGGTCGAGGCCTTCGCGTGGTTCATCCGCGAAGCCGTGCTGCAGCGGGTTGCGGGCGGAGCCTACACGCTGTTCATGGCGGTGCCGACCATCTATGTCAAGCTGATCGACTGGCTCGAGAACGCGCCCGCCGACCAGCGCGACGCCGTGCTGGGCGGCTTCGCGGGCATGCGGCTAATGGTCTCTGGCTCGGCCGCGCTGCCCAGCAGCGTGCACGCCCAGTGGGCCGAGCTCACCGGCCAGCCGCTGCTGGAACGCTACGGCATGACCGAGATCGGCATGGCGCTGTCCAACCCGTACGATGGCGAACGCCGTCCCGGCGCGGTCGGTCGGCCGCTGCCCGGCGTCGAGGTCCGGCTGCAGGACGAGTCCAACGTGGTGGTGGCCCAGGAAGGCAGCCCGGGCGAGATCCACGTGCGGGGGCCGAACGTGTTCCGCGAGTACTGGAACCGCCCCGAGGCGACCGCCGCCGCGTTTGTGGACGGCTGGTTCCGCACCGGGGACATCGCGGTGGTCGAGGACGGCTACTACCGGATTATGGGACGCAGCAGCGTCGACATCATCAAGAGCGGCGGCTACAAGCTTTCGGCACTCGAGATCGAGGCCTGCCTGCTGAACCACCCCGCCATCGCCGAGTGCGCCGTCGTCGGCGTGCCGGACGACAAGTGGGGCGAGCGCGTCGCCGCCGCGGTGGTGCTGGTCGACGGCGCGGAGCTCTCGCTCGATTCGCTCCGCGAGTGGAGCGAACAGCGGATTTCTTCGTACAAGGTCCCGCGGCTGCTGCGTGGCGTCGACAGCCTCCCCCGCAACGCGATGGGCAAAGTCAAGAAGCCGGCAGTCGTGAAGCTGTTTGGCTAG
- a CDS encoding sulfatase, with protein sequence MNLFQVLPASAALLLLASPATAASSDRPPNILFLLVDDLGWGALSSYGAELHDTPNFDALAARGMRFDNAYAACTVCSPSRAAILTGRYPARLHLTDWIPGHGRPEAPLAVPDWSREIDPGLVTLPEALGDHGYRTWFLGKWHLMPIYDEWSDQRTRLEQAKHTPQAHGFDVNIAGREWGQPKGRGRYFYPFDMPGIRSGEEGEYLTDRLTDEALKLLDTAEQGENAKPFLLYLSYYTVHTPLMGKPADVEHYRRVLADRDNPPTENELRTLANYAAMHRSLDQSIGRIVAKLDEVGLADDTIIVFTGDNGGDRHDACGGLRGRKGTEFEGGVREPACVVWPGRIGAGSKSSTPIIGMDFYPTLLSLAGLPLRPDQHADGVDLSPVLTGNGGIDREALYWHYPHYHRTTPYSAVRRGDWKLIHMHEDDRRLLFDLAADPHEQHDLAAARPERAAELFDDLEAWKRQVNAQMPTPRPVLDPGASNTSDQAAGVGR encoded by the coding sequence ATGAACCTCTTCCAAGTCTTGCCGGCATCCGCCGCGTTGCTGTTGCTTGCCTCTCCTGCTACCGCGGCTAGCAGTGACCGACCGCCCAACATTTTGTTCCTGCTGGTCGACGACCTCGGCTGGGGGGCGCTCAGTTCGTACGGCGCCGAGCTGCACGACACGCCCAACTTCGACGCGCTCGCCGCCCGCGGGATGCGGTTCGACAACGCCTACGCGGCGTGCACGGTCTGCTCGCCGAGTCGGGCGGCGATCCTCACCGGCCGCTACCCGGCGCGGCTCCACCTGACCGACTGGATCCCGGGCCACGGGCGCCCCGAGGCGCCGCTGGCCGTGCCGGACTGGTCGCGGGAGATCGACCCGGGCCTGGTGACCCTGCCCGAGGCGCTGGGCGACCACGGCTACCGCACGTGGTTTCTCGGCAAGTGGCACCTGATGCCGATCTACGACGAGTGGTCCGACCAGCGGACGCGTCTCGAGCAGGCGAAGCACACGCCCCAGGCGCACGGGTTCGACGTCAACATCGCCGGCCGCGAGTGGGGCCAGCCGAAGGGCCGCGGGCGGTACTTCTACCCGTTCGACATGCCGGGCATCCGCTCGGGCGAAGAGGGCGAGTACCTGACCGACCGGCTGACCGACGAGGCGCTCAAGCTGCTCGACACAGCAGAGCAAGGGGAGAACGCGAAACCGTTCCTGCTGTACCTGTCCTACTACACGGTGCACACGCCGCTGATGGGCAAGCCGGCCGATGTCGAGCACTACCGCAGGGTGCTCGCCGACCGCGACAACCCGCCGACCGAGAACGAGCTGAGGACGCTGGCCAACTACGCGGCGATGCACCGCAGCCTCGACCAGAGCATCGGCCGGATCGTCGCCAAGCTCGACGAGGTCGGCTTGGCGGACGACACGATCATCGTGTTCACCGGCGACAACGGCGGCGACCGCCACGACGCGTGCGGCGGCCTCCGCGGCCGCAAGGGGACCGAGTTCGAGGGGGGCGTCCGCGAGCCGGCCTGCGTCGTATGGCCCGGCCGCATCGGCGCCGGCTCCAAGTCGTCGACGCCGATCATCGGCATGGACTTCTACCCGACGCTGCTGTCGCTGGCCGGGTTGCCGCTGCGGCCCGATCAGCACGCCGACGGCGTCGACTTGTCGCCGGTGCTAACCGGCAACGGCGGCATCGACCGCGAGGCGCTGTACTGGCACTACCCGCACTACCACCGCACGACGCCCTACAGCGCCGTGCGACGCGGCGACTGGAAGCTGATCCACATGCACGAGGACGACCGGCGGCTGCTGTTCGACCTGGCAGCCGACCCGCACGAGCAGCACGACCTGGCCGCCGCGCGTCCCGAGCGTGCGGCGGAACTGTTCGACGATCTCGAGGCGTGGAAGCGGCAGGTCAACGCGCAGATGCCGACGCCGCGGCCTGTGCTTGATCCAGGTGCCTCCAACACGTCGGACCAAGCCGCCGGCGTCGGGCGTTAG
- a CDS encoding PEP-CTERM sorting domain-containing protein: MTRRSSMIAETAGIFGLALILLQASPSTGFELFLPGFYGERIYLLDDNGEVVRYYPPGQTQPNDAIKSLTDLSDDQTYFTTWAAYGSFSWGYEYDLATSDFLGKTPDRYHHHYGVAADQPLYNASSVSEFAPLDAQSVMLPHIDISQRSSAPAGGADYLVRGVYEDPGNLGSFRAPRHDVLFDSQTGLVSQAFDQIFTFGPGLLGPQSRVYEKSNRTVNVYEEEYDGATTFFDPIGSYPLPENSFEHRLGPDNILYYVQTEYDSNSVFNPSKQTIRKMDALTGEDLGVFAEQPEFNYLHFPSASTSLRITSTGKLFVQHGIEEENGFTWFDLHTGEKLGAIFNSFEDPAPGTIHSYYQLWDVVETVPEPGALLLLTCGIVAAGGMRRRTGGV; the protein is encoded by the coding sequence ATGACCCGACGGTCCTCGATGATCGCCGAAACAGCCGGCATCTTCGGCTTGGCGTTGATCCTGCTACAGGCGTCGCCCAGCACCGGGTTTGAACTCTTCCTGCCCGGTTTCTACGGAGAACGCATCTACCTGCTGGACGACAACGGCGAGGTTGTCCGCTACTACCCGCCAGGGCAGACCCAGCCCAACGACGCGATCAAGAGCTTGACAGACCTGAGCGACGACCAGACCTACTTCACAACCTGGGCCGCCTACGGGTCTTTTTCCTGGGGCTATGAGTACGACCTCGCTACGAGTGATTTCTTGGGGAAAACCCCGGACCGCTACCACCACCACTACGGAGTCGCGGCCGACCAGCCTCTCTACAACGCGTCGAGTGTGAGTGAGTTCGCGCCGCTAGACGCCCAGTCGGTGATGCTCCCGCATATTGACATCTCTCAACGGAGCTCGGCCCCCGCCGGCGGTGCCGACTACCTGGTGCGCGGGGTGTACGAGGACCCGGGCAATCTTGGTTCTTTCCGCGCGCCCCGGCACGATGTGCTCTTTGACAGCCAGACCGGCCTCGTGAGTCAGGCGTTCGACCAGATCTTCACCTTCGGGCCTGGGCTGCTGGGACCGCAGTCGCGCGTTTACGAGAAGAGCAATAGAACCGTGAATGTCTACGAAGAAGAGTACGACGGAGCAACCACCTTCTTCGACCCGATTGGATCTTACCCACTTCCGGAGAACTCGTTCGAGCACCGCCTCGGGCCCGACAACATCCTGTACTACGTGCAGACCGAATACGACAGCAACTCTGTTTTCAACCCGAGCAAGCAGACAATCCGAAAGATGGACGCGCTGACCGGCGAGGACCTGGGGGTCTTCGCCGAGCAGCCAGAGTTCAACTACCTCCACTTCCCGAGCGCGAGTACGAGCCTGCGGATCACCAGTACCGGAAAGCTATTCGTGCAGCACGGTATCGAAGAGGAAAACGGATTTACCTGGTTCGACCTCCACACCGGCGAGAAACTTGGTGCGATCTTTAACTCGTTTGAAGATCCGGCCCCCGGCACGATCCATTCCTACTACCAACTCTGGGACGTTGTAGAGACCGTTCCCGAACCGGGCGCCTTGCTGCTGCTCACTTGCGGCATCGTTGCGGCTGGCGGTATGCGTCGGCGGACAGGGGGCGTGTGA
- a CDS encoding penicillin acylase family protein — MEAINPKAARYEFRAERDAAGVPHVHADSWRHAVYALGYLHALDRPTQVHFARAVASGVASERIANKPELLEMDLFLRRAGIHLRLEQEASVLQPQVVQQIEWYCQGLNDGMLESADAWIGPTLPMWVTGYRPAPWDIESVMLIGNLLSFAGLAVGQQEAERQLLELIQLGMDSEHLRELFSPYLDGIDLEPLRDIHLSRRLSDEALELLSDLPRLAGSNAWAVSPARSDSGGALLASDPHLEVNRLPAIWYEVALNWGGPDDIEKEYAIGATLPGCPLMAVGRTRNLSWGVTYMHADTSDYFIEDCRPGGQTGWQYRRGEDDWRDFRVRTETLKPKGADPIELPVYENDVGALALTPEQPGKHLSASWIGSQRGGGRAIGTWLDVIAAGSVREAMDAVRESPHPSLVWVFADRAGHIGSQASGWLPRRRPGIGGFTPLPAWDESNHWLGVVPGELLPCEYDPPIGFVASANEELYRKDGPPLHAFGLADYRKRRIVQRLTELPQATLAEMQALQYDVTSLQAADLLPVLLAHVGDCPLKRRLEKWDRRYNLESTDATLFMHFYRHVLLEIFGHDQGIGWRRMFYLTTRMGFSRMVLTAADRMLRKVTSSWWRERDKGEMIRRAAERAAAEPEQTWGQINRFHFVNRFFGASMTGRLLGIRKTETPMPGNHATPFQGHLLQTATREATFAPSYHFVTDMTEDVAHSNLPGGPSENAFSKWYQTDVALWTSGRYKVLSPDAK, encoded by the coding sequence ATGGAGGCGATCAACCCCAAGGCGGCGCGGTACGAGTTCCGGGCGGAGCGTGACGCCGCGGGCGTGCCGCACGTGCACGCCGACAGCTGGCGCCACGCCGTCTACGCCCTCGGTTACCTGCACGCCCTCGACCGGCCGACGCAGGTGCACTTCGCCCGCGCGGTCGCCAGCGGCGTCGCGTCGGAGCGGATCGCCAACAAGCCCGAGCTGCTGGAGATGGACCTGTTCCTCCGCCGCGCGGGGATCCACCTGCGGCTTGAGCAAGAGGCGTCGGTGCTGCAGCCGCAGGTCGTGCAGCAGATCGAGTGGTACTGCCAGGGCCTGAACGACGGCATGCTCGAGTCGGCCGACGCGTGGATCGGCCCCACGCTGCCGATGTGGGTTACCGGCTACCGGCCCGCGCCGTGGGACATCGAGTCGGTGATGCTGATCGGCAACCTGCTGTCGTTCGCCGGACTGGCCGTGGGCCAGCAGGAGGCCGAGCGGCAGCTGCTCGAGCTGATCCAGCTCGGCATGGACTCCGAGCACCTCCGCGAGCTGTTCAGTCCGTACCTCGACGGTATCGACCTCGAGCCGCTCCGCGACATCCACCTCTCCCGCCGCCTGAGCGACGAGGCGCTCGAGCTGCTCTCCGACCTGCCGCGGCTGGCCGGCAGCAACGCCTGGGCGGTGAGCCCCGCGCGGAGCGACTCGGGCGGCGCGCTCTTGGCTTCCGACCCGCACCTGGAGGTCAACCGCCTGCCGGCGATCTGGTACGAGGTCGCCCTCAACTGGGGCGGCCCCGACGACATCGAGAAGGAGTACGCCATCGGCGCGACGCTGCCCGGCTGCCCGCTGATGGCCGTCGGCCGGACACGCAACCTGTCGTGGGGCGTGACCTACATGCACGCCGACACCAGCGACTACTTCATCGAGGACTGCCGCCCCGGCGGCCAGACCGGCTGGCAGTACCGCCGCGGCGAGGACGACTGGCGCGACTTCCGCGTCCGCACCGAAACGCTCAAGCCCAAGGGCGCCGACCCGATCGAGCTGCCCGTCTACGAGAACGACGTCGGCGCCCTGGCGCTCACTCCGGAGCAGCCCGGCAAACACCTGTCGGCGAGCTGGATCGGCTCGCAGAGGGGCGGCGGCCGCGCGATCGGCACGTGGCTCGACGTCATCGCCGCCGGCAGCGTCCGCGAGGCGATGGACGCCGTCCGCGAGTCGCCCCACCCGTCGCTCGTGTGGGTGTTCGCCGACCGCGCGGGGCACATCGGCTCGCAGGCGAGCGGCTGGCTGCCCCGCCGCCGGCCCGGCATCGGCGGCTTCACCCCGCTGCCCGCCTGGGACGAGTCGAACCACTGGCTCGGCGTGGTGCCGGGCGAGCTCTTGCCCTGCGAGTACGACCCCCCGATCGGCTTTGTCGCCAGCGCCAACGAGGAGCTCTACCGCAAGGACGGCCCGCCGCTGCACGCGTTCGGCCTGGCCGACTACCGCAAACGCCGCATCGTGCAGCGGCTCACCGAGCTGCCCCAGGCCACCCTCGCCGAGATGCAGGCCCTGCAGTACGACGTCACCAGCCTGCAGGCGGCCGACCTCTTGCCGGTGCTGCTGGCCCACGTCGGCGACTGCCCGCTGAAGCGGCGGCTGGAAAAGTGGGACCGCCGCTACAACCTCGAGAGCACCGACGCCACGCTGTTTATGCACTTCTACCGCCACGTGCTGCTGGAGATTTTCGGCCACGACCAGGGCATCGGCTGGCGGCGGATGTTCTACCTCACCACCCGCATGGGCTTCTCGCGGATGGTGCTGACCGCCGCCGACCGGATGCTGCGGAAGGTCACCAGCAGCTGGTGGCGCGAGCGCGACAAAGGCGAGATGATCCGCCGCGCCGCCGAACGCGCCGCCGCCGAGCCGGAACAGACCTGGGGTCAGATCAACCGCTTCCACTTTGTGAACCGCTTCTTCGGCGCCAGCATGACCGGACGCCTGCTGGGCATCCGCAAGACCGAAACCCCCATGCCCGGCAACCACGCCACCCCGTTCCAGGGGCACCTGCTGCAGACCGCCACCCGCGAGGCGACCTTCGCCCCCAGCTACCACTTCGTGACCGACATGACCGAAGACGTCGCCCACTCGAACCTGCCGGGCGGCCCCAGCGAGAACGCCTTCAGCAAGTGGTACCAGACCGACGTCGCGCTGTGGACTAGCGGCCGCTACAAGGTGCTGTCGCCGGACGCGAAGTAG
- a CDS encoding DUF58 domain-containing protein codes for MFLPYLLSAALLLTLLAWLGREVLGWSRRTVRWATALVWTPFFIEWGRQSFIEGPPIVFLLVVLGVTLGLLAWWGSTYPNRPLVLLLVVPAVLSVSVVFLPGVWVGLAVLNGLIAAAAAVDLFSLARQQSFEAERQVGLTASLAKPHPVSLTISNRAGRGQPVRIRDGVPPELSADPEEFLISLTPASRSTLRYDLRASSRGEFLLKEVHLSVSSRWGLWQRLLRLPCESRLNVYPDMKQLGEYAILARTNRLSLMGLRRTRKIGQDNEFERLRDYTVDDNYKHIEWRSTARRGKLTVKDFQANQSQRVVFMVDCGRMMTGEAAGVSMLDHALNSALLLSFVALRQNDQVGLMCFSDEVHSLLPPKGGREQMNRILHASYNQFPRMVESRYDEAFHRLTETVRKRALVILITNVIDEVNAHQISRHLTTLSGKHLPMGVMLRDHALFDPINAVEDDYEAHAAAGDNTPGGVLSIPEHRLYPAAAAADILLWRRRVLANLETRGVLLVDTFPENLTAPLVNQYMEIKARHLL; via the coding sequence ATGTTCTTGCCCTACCTGCTATCCGCCGCGCTCTTGCTGACGCTCCTGGCGTGGCTCGGTCGGGAGGTGCTCGGCTGGAGCCGCCGCACGGTGCGCTGGGCGACCGCGCTGGTGTGGACGCCATTCTTCATCGAGTGGGGCCGCCAGTCGTTCATCGAGGGCCCGCCGATCGTCTTCCTGCTGGTGGTGCTCGGCGTCACGCTCGGGCTGCTGGCGTGGTGGGGATCGACCTACCCCAACCGCCCGCTGGTGCTGCTGCTGGTCGTGCCGGCGGTGCTGTCGGTCTCGGTGGTGTTCTTGCCGGGCGTGTGGGTCGGGCTGGCGGTGCTGAACGGGCTGATCGCCGCGGCCGCCGCGGTCGACCTGTTTTCGCTGGCGCGTCAGCAGTCGTTCGAGGCCGAGCGTCAGGTCGGCCTCACGGCGTCGCTGGCGAAGCCGCACCCGGTGTCGCTGACGATCAGCAACCGTGCCGGCCGCGGCCAGCCGGTCCGTATCCGCGACGGCGTCCCGCCGGAGCTGTCGGCCGATCCCGAGGAGTTCCTCATCAGCCTGACGCCCGCCAGCCGCAGCACGCTGCGGTACGACCTGCGGGCGTCGAGCCGCGGCGAGTTTCTGCTCAAGGAGGTGCACCTGAGCGTCAGCAGCCGCTGGGGCCTGTGGCAGCGGCTGCTGCGGCTGCCGTGCGAGTCGCGGCTGAACGTCTACCCCGACATGAAGCAGCTCGGCGAGTACGCCATCCTCGCCCGCACCAACCGGCTGAGCCTGATGGGGCTGCGGCGGACGCGGAAGATCGGCCAGGACAACGAGTTCGAGCGGCTCCGCGACTACACGGTCGACGACAACTACAAGCACATCGAGTGGCGCAGCACGGCCCGCCGCGGCAAGCTGACCGTCAAGGACTTCCAGGCCAACCAGAGCCAGCGGGTGGTGTTCATGGTCGACTGCGGCCGGATGATGACCGGCGAGGCGGCCGGCGTCAGCATGCTGGACCACGCGCTCAACTCGGCGCTGCTGCTCTCGTTTGTCGCGCTGCGGCAGAACGACCAGGTCGGCCTGATGTGCTTCTCGGACGAGGTGCACTCGCTGCTGCCGCCCAAGGGGGGACGCGAGCAGATGAACCGCATCCTGCACGCCAGCTACAACCAGTTCCCGCGGATGGTCGAGTCCCGCTACGACGAGGCGTTCCACCGCCTGACCGAGACCGTCCGCAAGCGGGCGCTCGTGATCCTGATCACCAACGTCATCGACGAGGTCAACGCCCACCAGATCAGCCGCCACCTCACGACGCTCTCCGGCAAGCACCTGCCGATGGGCGTGATGCTGCGCGACCACGCGTTATTCGACCCGATCAACGCCGTGGAGGACGACTACGAGGCCCACGCCGCCGCCGGCGACAACACGCCGGGCGGCGTGCTGTCGATCCCAGAGCACCGCCTGTACCCGGCCGCCGCCGCGGCCGATATCTTGCTGTGGCGGCGCCGCGTGCTGGCCAACCTCGAGACCCGCGGCGTCCTGCTGGTCGACACCTTCCCCGAGAACCTCACCGCCCCGCTGGTCAACCAGTACATGGAAATCAAAGCCCGGCATCTTCTCTAG
- a CDS encoding AAA family ATPase: MSDDPSNEPDIILDPSVSEALNPQPPAAAPAPSPGREKSSIEKLYEAITREVAKVYVGQEELVLSTLVALFSGGHVLIESVPGLGKTLFVRTLGKVLGCDFGRIQFTADLMPSDVTGAPIFNMKTQEFDFRPGPVFTQLLLADEINRSPAKTHAALLEIMQERRVTVENTTHKLPPPFLVMATQNPVESEGTYNLPEAQLDRFMFKVMVDYPTVDEEARVLREHSQQIEIDKRLEEEVRTITSPDQLVKATRLCGQVRVEEKLINYINQIVRQTREWPTIHLGASPRAGIALVQGARTLAAFSGRDYAIPDDVQEIVLPALRHRVFLTAEAEVEGREVDQVLSELIRTVEVPRM, encoded by the coding sequence ATGTCCGACGATCCCAGCAACGAACCCGATATCATCCTTGACCCCTCGGTCAGCGAGGCGCTCAATCCGCAGCCGCCCGCTGCGGCGCCCGCGCCGTCGCCCGGCAGGGAGAAGTCCTCGATTGAGAAGCTCTACGAGGCCATCACCCGCGAGGTCGCGAAGGTGTACGTCGGCCAGGAGGAGCTGGTGCTGTCGACCCTGGTGGCGCTCTTCTCGGGCGGTCACGTGCTGATCGAGAGCGTGCCCGGCCTCGGCAAGACGTTGTTCGTCCGCACGCTCGGCAAGGTGCTGGGGTGCGACTTCGGCCGCATCCAGTTCACCGCCGACCTGATGCCGTCGGACGTGACCGGCGCGCCGATCTTCAACATGAAGACCCAGGAGTTCGACTTCCGCCCGGGCCCGGTCTTCACGCAGCTGCTCTTGGCCGACGAGATCAACCGCTCGCCCGCCAAGACCCACGCCGCGCTGCTGGAGATCATGCAGGAGCGCCGCGTCACGGTCGAGAACACCACGCACAAGCTGCCGCCGCCGTTCCTCGTCATGGCGACCCAGAACCCGGTTGAGAGCGAAGGCACCTACAACCTGCCCGAGGCTCAGCTCGACCGCTTCATGTTCAAGGTGATGGTCGACTACCCGACCGTCGACGAAGAGGCCCGCGTGCTCCGCGAGCACAGCCAGCAAATCGAGATCGACAAGCGGCTGGAGGAGGAGGTCCGCACGATCACGTCGCCCGACCAGCTGGTCAAGGCGACCCGGCTGTGCGGGCAGGTGCGGGTCGAGGAGAAGCTGATCAACTACATCAACCAGATCGTCCGCCAGACCCGCGAGTGGCCGACCATCCACCTCGGCGCGTCGCCGCGGGCGGGCATCGCTTTGGTGCAGGGCGCGCGGACGCTCGCCGCGTTCAGCGGCCGCGACTACGCCATCCCCGACGACGTCCAGGAGATCGTCCTCCCGGCGCTGCGGCACCGCGTGTTCCTCACCGCCGAGGCCGAGGTCGAGGGCCGCGAGGTCGACCAGGTGCTCTCGGAGCTGATCCGCACAGTCGAGGTTCCGCGGATGTAG
- a CDS encoding DUF4129 domain-containing protein, which yields MTGSPTLRLCGCARLRFCALLLVALSAGVAGADDLTEPDVAIEAGKEALSEQWDLPWYDDQSDDFAPVNLPKPKKRSKPWPIWDWFDGLFSGFGWNFGDVLIFLLWIVVAGLLLWLIVAMIRAYQETEQVAAATAAEEFDAKAHLQRVEALPVTLAEKVDNYLQAARDAYDSGDLSKAIVYLFSHELLELDRAARLRLVKGKTNRQYLSELRRGVGPSPRLADILARTVRLFEAAFFGAHPPTREAFEDCWQEATEFERLLAVEEATA from the coding sequence ATGACCGGTTCGCCCACACTCCGGCTGTGCGGTTGTGCTCGGCTGCGTTTCTGCGCGCTGCTGCTGGTCGCGCTCTCTGCAGGGGTCGCGGGCGCCGATGACCTCACCGAACCCGACGTCGCAATCGAGGCCGGCAAGGAAGCGCTCTCCGAGCAGTGGGACCTCCCCTGGTACGACGACCAGTCCGACGACTTTGCGCCGGTCAACCTTCCAAAGCCCAAGAAACGCAGCAAGCCGTGGCCCATCTGGGATTGGTTCGATGGGTTGTTCAGCGGGTTCGGCTGGAACTTCGGCGACGTGCTGATCTTCCTGCTGTGGATCGTGGTGGCCGGGCTGCTGCTGTGGCTGATCGTGGCGATGATCCGCGCCTACCAAGAAACCGAGCAGGTTGCCGCGGCGACCGCCGCCGAGGAGTTCGACGCCAAGGCGCACCTGCAGCGGGTCGAGGCCCTGCCGGTCACCCTCGCCGAGAAGGTCGACAACTACCTGCAGGCCGCCCGCGACGCGTACGACTCCGGCGACCTGAGCAAGGCGATCGTCTACCTGTTCAGCCACGAGCTGCTCGAGCTCGACCGCGCCGCACGGCTGCGGCTGGTCAAGGGCAAAACCAATCGGCAGTACCTCAGCGAGCTGCGGCGGGGCGTGGGGCCTTCGCCACGCTTGGCGGACATTCTCGCGCGGACGGTGCGGCTGTTCGAGGCCGCGTTCTTCGGCGCGCACCCGCCCACCCGCGAGGCGTTCGAGGATTGCTGGCAGGAAGCCACTGAGTTCGAGCGGCTGCTGGCCGTCGAGGAGGCAACCGCATGA
- a CDS encoding stage II sporulation protein M, whose amino-acid sequence MKAAELVDSRTPLWRQLEAFCIQLENRGERAKLGAHRRTEFAALYRSACADLALADAHQLPSETVRYLHQLVGRAHNQLYRTQGLESQSWWTEMFERVPRRLFHDRALRLSALLFWGGFLLSAFLASGYTPYPQFAEQVITKDGMLAVEEMYADPPSLGRGFNQNAQMAGFYIFHNAGIGLRCFVMGIFLGVGGLFAITFNAVYLGAIFGHMSTTAQSENFFNFVTAHGPFELTAIVMSGAAGMRLGFAIVKTNGLSRRESVLAAARQALPTMMAAVLLFIGAAFIEGFISPSAIPYPIKALVAMISSLLLLGYLVVLGYSTQPDDDADEQLALR is encoded by the coding sequence ATGAAAGCCGCCGAACTTGTCGACTCGCGGACACCGCTCTGGCGGCAGCTGGAGGCGTTCTGCATCCAGCTGGAGAACCGCGGCGAGCGCGCCAAGCTCGGCGCCCACCGCCGCACCGAGTTCGCCGCGCTGTACCGCTCGGCCTGCGCCGACCTGGCGCTGGCCGACGCGCACCAGTTGCCGTCGGAGACCGTACGCTACCTGCACCAGCTGGTTGGCCGGGCCCACAATCAGCTCTACCGCACGCAGGGCCTGGAGAGCCAGTCGTGGTGGACCGAGATGTTCGAGCGGGTCCCCCGCCGACTGTTCCACGACCGCGCGCTGCGGCTCTCGGCGCTGCTGTTCTGGGGAGGGTTCCTGCTGTCGGCCTTCCTGGCGTCGGGCTACACGCCGTACCCGCAGTTCGCCGAGCAGGTCATCACCAAGGACGGCATGCTCGCCGTTGAGGAGATGTACGCCGACCCACCGAGCCTCGGCCGCGGCTTCAACCAGAACGCCCAGATGGCGGGCTTCTACATCTTCCACAACGCCGGCATCGGCCTGCGGTGCTTCGTGATGGGCATCTTCCTCGGGGTCGGGGGCCTGTTCGCCATCACCTTCAACGCCGTTTACCTTGGCGCTATCTTTGGGCACATGTCGACCACCGCCCAGAGCGAGAACTTCTTCAACTTTGTCACCGCCCACGGGCCGTTCGAGCTGACCGCGATCGTGATGTCGGGCGCGGCCGGCATGCGGCTCGGCTTCGCGATCGTCAAGACGAACGGCCTCAGCCGGCGGGAGTCGGTGCTGGCGGCCGCGCGGCAGGCGTTGCCAACGATGATGGCCGCGGTGCTGCTGTTTATCGGCGCCGCGTTTATCGAGGGCTTCATCTCCCCGTCCGCGATCCCGTACCCGATCAAGGCGCTGGTCGCCATGATCTCTTCGCTGCTGCTGCTCGGCTACCTGGTCGTGCTCGGCTACTCGACCCAACCCGACGACGACGCCGACGAGCAACTGGCGCTCCGCTAG